Proteins from a single region of Rhodospirillales bacterium:
- a CDS encoding polymer-forming cytoskeletal protein has protein sequence MFRIKKARGDNEAEGFPAVDSPPAADDPSRAGNTPPPRRITPHPSRLSVSPSLPGDTPRRAPDLPSVLARPDHRLEPPSSSSARDKCLVIGKDVRMTGDISCCDRLVVDGEADISVSGCRHLQIGASGNLRGTGEVAEADIAGHFEGDLLCRERLTVRSTGHIEGTLRYGQLTIEAGGQIIGEIAVIEVEGPCLDGRGSAAKAPAARIVVPGPLRVEGAGRAEGLGRTDGAGRAEHETPEPMIAHPS, from the coding sequence ATGTTTCGAATCAAGAAGGCGAGAGGCGACAATGAAGCCGAGGGTTTTCCTGCCGTCGATTCGCCGCCGGCAGCGGACGATCCTTCCCGCGCCGGGAACACTCCGCCACCGCGCCGGATCACCCCGCATCCGTCGCGCTTGTCCGTCTCTCCCAGCCTGCCGGGCGATACCCCGCGCCGCGCCCCGGACCTGCCGTCTGTTCTCGCCCGTCCGGATCACCGCCTGGAGCCGCCGTCCTCCAGTTCGGCTAGAGACAAATGCCTGGTGATCGGTAAGGATGTGCGGATGACGGGCGACATATCATGCTGCGACCGGTTGGTCGTCGACGGTGAGGCGGATATTTCCGTTTCCGGGTGCCGGCATCTGCAAATCGGCGCATCGGGAAACCTTCGCGGCACGGGCGAGGTCGCCGAGGCGGATATCGCCGGTCACTTCGAGGGCGATTTGCTGTGCCGCGAGCGCCTTACCGTGCGGTCGACCGGGCACATCGAGGGAACCTTGCGTTATGGCCAGCTCACCATCGAGGCCGGAGGCCAGATCATCGGCGAAATCGCGGTTATCGAGGTCGAGGGGCCGTGCCTCGACGGGCGCGGCAGCGCCGCGAAAGCGCCGGCGGCACGCATTGTGGTGCCTGGACCGTTGCGCGTGGAAGGCGCCGGGCGGGCCGAGGGGTTGGGACGGACGGACGGGGCAGGACGGGCCGAGCATGAGACACCAGAGCCGATGATCGCGCATCCGTCGTGA
- a CDS encoding EI24 domain-containing protein, producing MLSAFFKAFEQLGDPAFRRVLWISIGLSLLAFVFVWIGAGFFLAQATFLNIPWLNDVIQVLGGLATAVLSWLLFPAVVSTTTGFFLDGVADAVERRHYPGLPAARSQPLQEMLASTLSLFVALLVLNLLLLVLLLVPPVFPFVFYGANGYLLGREYFETVAARRLGPTEVRALRRQHRGSLFVAGVLIALMLTIPVVNLLVPLVATAAMVHVFETLRHRDSR from the coding sequence ATGCTATCGGCATTTTTCAAAGCCTTCGAGCAACTTGGCGATCCAGCGTTCCGCAGAGTGCTATGGATCAGCATCGGCCTTTCGCTGCTCGCCTTCGTTTTCGTATGGATCGGCGCGGGGTTTTTCCTGGCGCAAGCAACGTTCCTAAATATTCCGTGGCTCAACGACGTCATCCAGGTGTTAGGCGGCCTCGCAACCGCAGTACTGAGCTGGCTTTTGTTTCCCGCAGTGGTGAGCACGACCACCGGCTTTTTTCTCGACGGCGTCGCGGACGCAGTGGAACGGCGCCATTACCCGGGCCTCCCCGCGGCACGTAGTCAACCCCTCCAAGAAATGCTTGCCTCGACGCTCTCGCTGTTCGTGGCGTTGCTGGTGTTGAACCTGTTGCTTCTCGTTCTCCTGCTCGTCCCACCAGTATTTCCGTTTGTTTTTTATGGAGCAAACGGGTACCTTTTGGGTCGGGAATACTTTGAAACCGTAGCAGCCCGGCGATTGGGACCAACCGAAGTCCGCGCATTGCGCCGTCAGCACCGAGGCTCTCTCTTTGTCGCCGGTGTATTGATTGCTCTTATGCTGACCATTCCCGTTGTCAATTTGCTCGTTCCCCTGGTAGCAACTGCGGCGATGGTCCACGTGTTCGAAACTCTGCGTCATCGAGACTCACGTTGA
- a CDS encoding adenosine kinase: MAESLYDVVGIGNAIVDVLAQADDSFLIRHGLNKGTMTLIDSDRAESLYAAMGPAVEVSGGSAANTIAAIASLGGRGAFIGKVRDDQLGAIFRHDILSLGIAFGGKPAHEGPSTGRCLIIVTPDAQRTMNTFLGASSEFSVADLDATLIEKAQTTYLEGYLWDRPQAKAAFIAAAGIAHEAGRMVALSLSDPFCVDRHRDDFLSLVGNHIDILFANEDEIVSLYAEHSFDGALQKVRDHCPIAVLTRSEKGAVVAAGDEVHVIDAVPVTRVVDTTGAGDAYAAGFLWGHARGLRLESCARIAAVVAAEAISHVGARPEAPLADLVRQTLG, from the coding sequence ATGGCCGAAAGCCTTTATGACGTCGTCGGGATTGGCAACGCCATCGTTGATGTTCTTGCGCAAGCCGACGACTCCTTTCTCATCCGCCACGGCTTGAACAAGGGCACGATGACGCTGATCGACTCCGATCGCGCCGAATCGCTCTATGCCGCCATGGGGCCGGCGGTGGAGGTCTCGGGCGGTTCTGCGGCCAATACCATCGCCGCGATCGCTTCGCTTGGCGGGCGCGGCGCGTTCATCGGCAAGGTCAGGGACGATCAGCTTGGTGCGATCTTCCGCCACGATATCCTCTCGCTGGGAATCGCCTTCGGCGGCAAGCCGGCGCATGAAGGTCCGTCGACCGGTCGCTGCCTGATCATCGTCACTCCCGATGCACAGCGGACGATGAATACGTTTCTTGGCGCGAGTTCCGAGTTCAGTGTGGCCGACCTGGATGCGACGTTGATCGAGAAGGCGCAGACGACCTATCTCGAAGGCTACCTGTGGGACCGTCCGCAGGCGAAGGCGGCATTCATCGCCGCCGCGGGGATCGCCCATGAAGCGGGCCGAATGGTTGCGCTCAGCCTCTCCGATCCGTTTTGTGTCGATCGGCATCGCGACGATTTCCTGTCGCTGGTCGGCAACCACATCGACATCCTCTTCGCCAATGAAGACGAGATCGTCTCGCTCTACGCGGAACACTCGTTCGACGGCGCGTTGCAGAAGGTGCGTGATCACTGCCCCATCGCCGTGTTGACGCGCTCGGAGAAGGGTGCGGTGGTTGCCGCTGGTGACGAAGTGCACGTTATCGATGCCGTGCCGGTCACCCGCGTCGTCGATACGACGGGAGCCGGAGATGCCTATGCCGCCGGTTTCCTGTGGGGGCATGCGCGGGGGCTACGGCTGGAGTCGTGCGCGCGAATCGCCGCCGTCGTCGCCGCCGAAGCGATCAGCCACGTCGGCGCGCGGCCGGAGGCACCGCTTGCCGATCTGGTGCGCCAGACGCTTGGCTGA
- a CDS encoding MFS transporter, which produces MTKAAPTTVLPSAAVPERARARLRRRVDRWSEAMAVFRDRRVLALIFLGFASGLPFGALAEPLSAWLTESGLGKTEIGLFVLVSLPYSLKFLYAPFIDRLPLPLLTSRFGRRRGWALAAQVLLIAALAAMGCSDPAASPMITAALAVAVAFASAAQDTVLDAYRVEILEERQLAAGAATMVFGWRVGQVGAGAGGLILGDLLPWSVVFTILAGAVAVGSVTLLLSSEPQARASVASRELEGRATAILDGWSRRLPHPLVEALTWLWGACICPVLEFVLLRGWSVVTVVLFILFYKFGDAILGVMKVPFFLEIGFSKTDIAEVAKLFGLTATLAGGLIGGLVVARLGILRGLLVCGVAMALSNLIFLLQAWAGPDLRVLAFTVSVENITTGMGTTAFVAYMSSLCNIAYTATQYALLTSLMAFGRTTLSAGAGWLADQVDWPTFFVLTTIAAVPGLLLLLLLMRRYSGRLAEPI; this is translated from the coding sequence ATGACCAAGGCTGCGCCGACGACCGTCCTGCCGTCCGCTGCGGTGCCTGAGCGCGCGCGCGCTCGGCTTCGCCGACGCGTCGACCGCTGGTCCGAGGCAATGGCGGTTTTTCGCGATCGGCGCGTTCTCGCGCTGATATTCCTCGGCTTTGCCAGCGGGTTGCCGTTCGGGGCTCTGGCGGAGCCGCTGTCTGCTTGGCTGACCGAATCGGGATTGGGCAAGACCGAAATCGGTCTGTTTGTTCTCGTCAGCCTGCCTTACTCGCTGAAGTTCCTTTACGCCCCGTTCATCGATCGCCTGCCCCTGCCGCTGCTGACCAGCCGCTTCGGCCGGCGCCGAGGCTGGGCGCTCGCGGCACAGGTCCTGCTGATCGCGGCGCTTGCCGCCATGGGCTGCTCCGATCCTGCCGCCTCGCCGATGATCACCGCGGCGCTCGCCGTCGCCGTCGCCTTCGCCTCGGCCGCTCAGGACACCGTTCTCGACGCCTACCGGGTGGAGATCCTTGAAGAGCGACAACTCGCTGCGGGTGCGGCGACAATGGTCTTCGGCTGGCGTGTCGGCCAGGTCGGCGCCGGCGCCGGTGGCCTGATCCTGGGCGACCTGCTGCCCTGGTCCGTGGTGTTCACCATCCTCGCCGGCGCCGTTGCCGTTGGCAGTGTGACCTTGTTGCTCAGTTCCGAGCCCCAGGCGCGCGCCAGCGTCGCTTCCCGAGAGCTGGAGGGCCGGGCGACGGCCATTCTGGACGGTTGGAGCCGCCGGCTGCCGCATCCGCTGGTGGAAGCTTTAACCTGGCTGTGGGGTGCTTGTATCTGTCCGGTGCTGGAGTTCGTCCTGTTGCGCGGCTGGAGCGTCGTGACCGTCGTTCTGTTCATACTGTTCTACAAGTTCGGCGACGCCATCCTCGGCGTGATGAAGGTGCCGTTCTTCCTCGAGATCGGCTTTTCGAAAACCGACATCGCCGAGGTGGCCAAGTTGTTCGGCCTGACCGCCACGCTAGCGGGTGGGCTGATCGGCGGCCTCGTCGTGGCACGCCTCGGCATCCTGCGCGGCCTGCTCGTCTGCGGCGTCGCCATGGCGTTGTCCAACCTGATCTTCTTACTCCAGGCGTGGGCCGGCCCAGACCTGCGGGTCCTCGCGTTCACCGTAAGCGTGGAGAATATCACCACCGGCATGGGGACGACGGCGTTCGTTGCCTACATGTCGAGCCTGTGCAACATCGCCTACACGGCAACGCAATACGCGCTGCTGACCTCGCTGATGGCGTTCGGCCGAACGACTTTGTCGGCGGGCGCCGGCTGGCTCGCCGATCAGGTGGATTGGCCGACGTTCTTCGTGCTTACCACCATCGCGGCCGTACCGGGGTTGCTGCTGCTGCTATTGCTGATGCGGCGCTATTCCGGACGCCTTGCCGAGCCGATCTGA
- the ppa gene encoding inorganic diphosphatase, which produces MDLKKVPVGKNPPYDVNVLIEIPMGGNPVKYELDKESGAIFVDRFLHTAMYYPFNYGFIPHTLSEDGDPVDAAVIGQVAVTPGVVVRSRPIGCLIMEDEQGTDEKIVCVPVDDLHPYYADLVSYRELPSIMREQFAHFFAHYKDLEEGKWVKVKRWGEADEAFQLIRQGVQRAGEVKISEF; this is translated from the coding sequence ATGGATCTGAAGAAGGTGCCGGTCGGCAAGAATCCCCCATACGACGTCAATGTGCTCATCGAAATCCCGATGGGTGGCAACCCGGTAAAATACGAACTCGACAAGGAATCCGGCGCAATTTTCGTCGACCGGTTCCTGCACACGGCGATGTACTATCCGTTCAACTACGGCTTTATTCCGCATACCCTATCCGAGGACGGCGATCCGGTCGACGCTGCGGTCATCGGTCAGGTGGCGGTAACCCCGGGCGTTGTCGTGCGCTCACGGCCGATTGGCTGCCTGATCATGGAAGACGAGCAGGGCACCGACGAGAAGATCGTCTGCGTGCCGGTGGACGATCTGCATCCGTATTATGCCGATCTCGTTTCCTATCGGGAGCTGCCGTCGATCATGCGCGAACAGTTCGCCCACTTTTTTGCACACTATAAGGATCTCGAAGAGGGCAAGTGGGTGAAAGTAAAGCGGTGGGGCGAGGCCGACGAGGCCTTTCAGCTCATCCGCCAAGGCGTGCAGCGGGCGGGCGAGGTCAAGATAAGCGAATTTTGA
- the pstS gene encoding phosphate ABC transporter substrate-binding protein PstS produces MTTQHGFARVAAAFVASAVLVGGSIGAHAESTSGSITIRGAGATFPAPLYAKWIDSFEKQNAGVAIVYDAVGSGEGTSRFVGGGIDFGASDAALSDTDMARIPQGAVVVPATAGMIVLAYNVEGITGELKLPRDVYVGILAGEITSWDDPRLRDANPRISLPHRTIALVARLDSSGTTYALTRHLAAVGGAWGARGLGYGKMVDWPAGTMFARGNEGVAARIKISADSIGYVEYGFAKRLGLPMASLQNRAGHYIRPEEEAGKIALEHASSGEAADLRQFDPDPDGVDSYGLVTYSWLLLYKRYNDAQRRDAVKEFVQWGLTAGQSFSNSLGYLPLPAAVSSRSQQVIDTIQ; encoded by the coding sequence ATGACTACGCAACACGGCTTTGCTCGCGTCGCCGCGGCGTTCGTCGCCTCGGCTGTGCTGGTCGGGGGCAGCATCGGCGCTCACGCCGAGAGCACAAGCGGCTCGATTACCATCCGCGGTGCCGGCGCGACGTTTCCCGCGCCGCTTTATGCCAAATGGATTGATAGCTTCGAGAAACAGAATGCCGGCGTCGCGATCGTCTACGACGCCGTGGGCTCCGGCGAAGGCACGAGCCGCTTCGTTGGCGGCGGGATCGACTTCGGCGCCTCCGACGCGGCCCTGTCCGACACCGATATGGCGCGCATCCCTCAGGGCGCCGTGGTCGTCCCGGCGACGGCAGGCATGATCGTGCTTGCCTACAACGTCGAGGGCATTACCGGTGAACTGAAGCTGCCACGGGACGTCTACGTTGGCATCCTCGCCGGTGAGATCACCAGTTGGGACGATCCCCGCCTGCGCGACGCCAATCCCCGCATCTCGTTGCCACACCGGACCATCGCCCTCGTCGCCCGCCTCGACAGCAGCGGAACCACCTACGCGCTGACCCGCCACCTCGCCGCCGTCGGCGGAGCATGGGGCGCCCGTGGCCTTGGCTACGGTAAGATGGTCGACTGGCCGGCCGGAACGATGTTCGCTCGCGGCAACGAGGGCGTGGCGGCACGAATTAAGATCAGCGCCGATTCGATCGGCTACGTCGAGTATGGTTTTGCCAAACGTCTGGGCCTGCCCATGGCATCGCTGCAGAACCGCGCCGGGCACTACATCCGGCCGGAAGAAGAAGCCGGAAAAATCGCGCTTGAGCACGCGTCAAGCGGTGAGGCGGCTGATTTGCGGCAATTCGATCCCGATCCGGACGGCGTGGACTCCTACGGGCTGGTTACCTATAGTTGGCTGTTGTTATATAAACGCTATAATGATGCTCAACGGCGGGACGCGGTGAAGGAGTTCGTCCAATGGGGACTGACCGCTGGACAGTCGTTCAGCAACTCGCTCGGCTACCTGCCCTTGCCGGCTGCGGTATCAAGCCGGAGTCAGCAGGTAATCGACACCATCCAGTAG
- a CDS encoding phosphate ABC transporter ATP-binding protein has translation MITHSQQVQTEIPETTASPAAHPVIDCKINKLFYGDFLAVRDSHVPVQRGKITGFIGPSGCGKSTVLRSLNRMNDMIKGFRFEGHVHFLGQDIYAKDVDAVVVRRYIGMVFQQPNPFSMSIFDNVAFGLRLNRYKGDLAERVEHALRRAALWDEVKNKLKASGLSLSGGQQQRLCIARAVATEPSVLLMDEPCSALDPIATRRVEELMLELKDDYSIALVTHNMQQAQRVADITAFFSVDISGGGRTGYLVEIGATQQVFQDPRETLTKEYLRGEFS, from the coding sequence ATGATCACTCATTCCCAGCAGGTGCAGACCGAAATCCCGGAGACCACCGCTTCACCAGCGGCGCATCCGGTCATCGACTGCAAAATCAACAAGCTGTTCTACGGTGATTTTCTTGCGGTCCGCGACAGCCATGTGCCGGTGCAACGAGGCAAGATCACCGGGTTCATCGGCCCGTCAGGCTGCGGCAAGAGTACCGTGCTGCGTAGCTTGAACCGCATGAACGACATGATCAAAGGCTTCCGGTTCGAAGGCCACGTGCATTTCCTCGGCCAGGATATCTATGCCAAGGACGTCGACGCGGTGGTCGTCCGCCGCTACATCGGCATGGTCTTCCAGCAGCCGAACCCGTTTTCAATGAGCATCTTCGACAACGTCGCCTTCGGCCTCAGGCTGAATCGCTACAAGGGCGACCTCGCCGAGCGGGTCGAGCACGCGCTGCGCCGCGCCGCGCTGTGGGACGAAGTCAAGAACAAGCTCAAGGCCAGCGGCCTGTCGCTCTCCGGCGGCCAGCAGCAGCGCCTGTGCATCGCCCGCGCTGTCGCCACCGAGCCGTCGGTGCTGCTGATGGACGAGCCGTGCTCGGCGCTCGATCCGATCGCCACCCGGCGCGTCGAGGAATTGATGCTCGAGTTGAAGGACGACTACAGCATCGCCCTCGTCACCCACAACATGCAGCAGGCTCAACGCGTCGCCGACATCACCGCCTTCTTCTCCGTCGATATCTCCGGCGGCGGCCGCACCGGATACCTCGTGGAAATCGGCGCAACCCAGCAGGTCTTCCAGGACCCCCGCGAAACCCTGACCAAAGAGTACCTCCGCGGCGAGTTCAGCTAG
- the pstA gene encoding phosphate ABC transporter permease PstA, whose amino-acid sequence MAAAPVSSLPNLKRKLTESRALTNYLLTIGAWVVAIIASVPLLSVLYMLIVKGGSRFSLDLFTELPPAGFEMGGGFGNAIVGTLVMVALASAISIPTGILAATFLAELGPNSKLATTARFLAKVLTGFPSILAGVFVYAAIVLAMGGYSALAGAIALSVLMLPTIILTAEEAMKMVPRKMKDAAIGMGCTRTQVIWKVVLPTGMPGILTGVMLAVSRVAGESAPLLFTALFSNYWLSSLSEPTASLSILIYNFSSMPFENQIELAWSASLVLVLIVLLFNVLSRLIGRPKI is encoded by the coding sequence ATCGCCGCCGCGCCTGTTTCGTCCCTGCCGAACCTGAAGCGCAAGCTAACGGAAAGCCGCGCGCTGACCAATTATCTGCTGACGATCGGCGCCTGGGTCGTCGCCATTATTGCCAGCGTGCCGCTGTTATCGGTTCTCTACATGCTCATCGTGAAAGGTGGATCGCGCTTCAGCCTCGATCTGTTCACCGAGCTGCCGCCGGCGGGCTTCGAGATGGGTGGCGGCTTCGGCAACGCCATCGTCGGCACCCTGGTGATGGTCGCGCTGGCCTCGGCGATCAGCATCCCCACCGGCATCCTCGCCGCGACGTTCCTCGCCGAGCTCGGACCCAACTCCAAGCTTGCCACCACCGCCCGCTTCCTCGCCAAGGTGCTGACCGGCTTTCCCTCGATCCTCGCCGGCGTCTTCGTCTACGCCGCCATCGTGCTCGCCATGGGCGGCTATTCCGCCCTCGCCGGCGCCATCGCCCTGTCGGTGCTGATGTTGCCGACGATCATCCTCACCGCGGAGGAAGCGATGAAGATGGTGCCACGCAAGATGAAGGACGCGGCGATCGGTATGGGCTGCACGCGGACCCAGGTCATCTGGAAGGTGGTTCTGCCGACGGGAATGCCGGGAATCCTTACCGGCGTGATGCTCGCCGTTTCACGCGTCGCCGGAGAGTCGGCACCGCTGCTGTTTACCGCGCTATTCAGCAACTACTGGCTCTCGAGCCTTTCCGAGCCCACCGCCTCGCTGTCGATCCTGATCTACAACTTTTCCAGCATGCCCTTCGAAAACCAAATCGAACTGGCGTGGTCCGCCTCCTTGGTCCTCGTCCTCATCGTTTTGCTGTTCAACGTGTTGAGCCGACTCATCGGCCGGCCCAAAATATAA
- the pstC gene encoding phosphate ABC transporter permease subunit PstC — MPQNPFAHVDLSRSISRPPTKDVYLADRSYRAFAVAGIYVLLALVVYILWQIGGAAMPAVHDYHLGFLTSSAWNVQTGQFGILPQIWGTLYSSLFALMIGGFFGVTVAIFLTQNFLPPRLAVVFRTIIEMLAAIPSVVFGLWGIFVVIPAIRPVANWLHDVLGWIPFFSTSLSGPGMLPAALVLAIMILPTIAAISQDALHLVPYRTKEAAYGMGATRWEAILKVLVPAASGGIFSALVLGFGRALGETMALAMLIGNSNQITLSLFSPANTLASLLASNFPEAGAIEVQALMYAALVLLAITLIVNVLGIGILTMTTKRSAVK, encoded by the coding sequence ATGCCCCAAAATCCCTTCGCGCACGTCGATCTGTCGCGGTCGATTTCGCGGCCACCGACGAAGGACGTGTACCTGGCCGACCGCAGCTACCGCGCATTCGCCGTCGCCGGCATCTACGTGTTGCTCGCCCTGGTCGTCTACATTCTCTGGCAGATCGGCGGCGCAGCGATGCCGGCCGTGCACGACTACCACCTCGGCTTCCTGACCAGTTCGGCCTGGAACGTCCAGACCGGCCAGTTCGGAATCCTGCCGCAGATCTGGGGAACGCTCTACAGCTCACTGTTCGCGCTGATGATCGGTGGCTTCTTCGGGGTAACGGTGGCGATCTTCCTCACCCAGAACTTTCTGCCGCCGCGCCTGGCGGTGGTTTTCCGCACGATCATCGAGATGCTCGCGGCAATCCCGAGCGTCGTCTTCGGTCTTTGGGGCATCTTCGTCGTCATTCCGGCGATCCGCCCGGTGGCGAACTGGCTGCACGACGTGCTAGGCTGGATCCCGTTTTTCTCGACGTCGCTGAGCGGCCCCGGCATGTTGCCGGCCGCCCTGGTTCTGGCGATCATGATTTTGCCAACCATCGCCGCGATCTCGCAAGATGCCCTGCACCTTGTACCCTACCGCACCAAGGAAGCCGCATACGGGATGGGAGCGACCCGCTGGGAGGCGATCCTCAAGGTTCTGGTGCCGGCGGCGTCGGGTGGTATTTTCAGCGCGCTGGTCCTCGGCTTCGGCCGCGCCCTCGGGGAGACCATGGCGCTGGCCATGCTGATCGGCAACTCGAACCAGATCACCTTATCGCTGTTCTCGCCGGCGAACACCCTTGCCTCGTTGCTGGCGTCGAACTTCCCGGAAGCGGGCGCGATCGAAGTGCAGGCCTTGATGTACGCCGCGCTGGTGTTGCTTGCCATCACCTTGATCGTCAACGTGCTCGGCATCGGTATCCTGACCATGACCACGAAGAGGAGTGCTGTGAAGTGA